From the Phycisphaerales bacterium genome, the window ATCTGGGTTGGCGTTATAAGCATCGTTACAGAATGTCACACTGCCTTCATCACCCAAATCAATATTTTGAATCTCAAATCGCATTGAAGATGGTTCAGCCAATACAAACGACTCACCGATCACCTGATCAGGAACACCAAGTGATCTTGCGATTGCTAACACCGCGATCGCATTATGAGCGTTGTGTTCGCCTGGCAGAGCAAGATCAAAACGCATCGAATGGCCAGTCGCATCTGCCACTTCAAACCATCCACGGTTGGCCTGCCCATCCCAACCGCGGCCAATCAACTGCATCGCAGCACCAGGCATTGCCCCAGAGGTAACGACCTGCAAAGAAGCTGCAGTAACCTGCACCTGATCTTTGTAAACGTATGGAAAGACCGCAAGCCCGCCTGGCTGCACATGCTCTAAAAGCGACAGCTTCTCGTCGACAATCGCTTGAGGCGAGTCAAAGCCAGCAAGGTGGGCTGTACCAATCATCGTAATGAGACCAATGTTTGGCTGAGCCATCTCCGCAAGCGATGCAATCTCCCCCATTGCATTAGTGCCAATTTCAACAACCAAGTATTCGTCATCTGGCGATGCGTTAAGGATGGTCAATGGAACACCCAAATCGTTGTTGAAGCTCGCTGCGGCAGCGGTCCCTCTCAGGTGCTTGCCGAGTGTCTTATGCAAGAGATCCTTTGTCGTGGTCTTGCCGCAACTGCCTGTAATGGCAATGACGCATGTTGAGGTCAGGTGCTGACGCCAAGCATGAGCCAGTGCACCGAGGGCCGCCCTCGGATTAGCAACTGCAAGAACACCTTGGCCACTGGGGGCGATGCCATCCCATCGTCGATCACAGCCAGGCTGAACAACCACGGCCCAGCTTCCAATAGAAATGGCTTGTTCGATGAAGTCATGGCCATCGAAGCGGTCCCCCCTGATGGCGAGAAAGAGATCACCTCGCGCACAGCTTCGAGAGTCCGTAGTAACTTGCCCCTTAAATGTACCTTCCGGCACTTGTAACCAAGTGCCGCCTGTAACTTCTGCGACCCATGCAGGTGACCATGTTTTCGTCGCCATTAACATGAGGTAGAACCAACTCCTGCGCGAAGGCCTAGAGCTGCTCGGGCAACTTCTCGATCATCAAAGTTCGTACGTTGAGTCCCAATGATCTGGTAAGGCTCATGTCCTTTGCCAGCAATGAGAATGAGATCTAAATGACTCGCATCTTCAATTGCCCTAGCAATAGCAATCCCCCGATCAGCATCCTGCTGCATCTTGACTTGCGGGGAAGATGGAATGCCTCGACAGATCTCATTGATAATTCCTTGAGGGTCTTCTGTTCGAGGATTATCAGAAGTCACAAAGAGCTCGTCAGCCCATCGCGAAGCCACTTGTCCCATCCGAGGCCGCTTCGTCCGATCACGATCGCCTCCACAGCCGAAGACCACGCGAAGTCTGCCTCCTTGAGGCACAAGCGGCCGCAGAGCACTGAGCACGCGATCTAAGGCATCATCAGTATGGGCATAGTCAACCAGCACCGTTGGGGCCTCCAAGGCAGCGTCGTGAGCAACGAACTCCAGTCGACCCGGAGGCGGTTGGCAGCAAGAAAGACCTCTTTCAAGGCCGGCACGATCAACGCCAAGTGCCCATGCTGCAGCCACCGCCTGAAGCACATTTGCGGTGTTATGCAAACCCACAACAGGGACAAACGCCTCAATATCACCCCACTCGCCCGTGACGGTCACATGGGTTCCGTTGAGGCGAGCATCCCTGACCGTCGCCTGGCACATTGCCTGCCCCTCAGTACTGCTGGTAATGATCTTCCCGCCACAGGCATGGCTCATGGCGATCGCAGCATCGTCATCACTATTGATGACGCCCCAGCCGCTGGCCGGGATCTGTTTAAAGAGTTTCGCCTTTGCCGCCTCATACGAAGCCATTGAACCGTGATAATCGAGATGATCGCCCGTGAGATTGGTAAAGATCGCTCCATCAAAGTTAATTGCATCGACGCGCCCTTGGTCCAACGCATGGCTTGAGACCTCCATAGCGCAGCCGACGTAGCCTGCTCGAGCCATGCGACCCAGGTGCCGCGAAATATCCGTTCCTGATGGCGTTGTGAGGTTCGCTGTATGGCGACCTAGTCCATCATCGCACCAGATCGTTCCTAACAATCCAAAACGCACGCCTGCATGTCGCAGAATCAACTGCAAGAAATAGGCGACCGTCGTCTTGCCATTCGTGCCCGTAATACCCACAACCTTGAGTCGCTGGCTTGGATTGCCATGCACCCGCTCAGCAATCGTACGGGCCATTTGTCCGACATTTGTCGTTCGTAAGATTGCCATGCCTCTTTCACAGCTGGCTGGAACAACGTCATTCTGGTCAACCAGTGCTGCCGCCGCACCGGCCTGCTGAGCATCGGTGAGATACGACAGGCCATCGTAGGTGCCACCTTTTCTGGCGACAAAGAGGCAGCCTGGGGCAACACTACGAGAATCTTCTCGGACATCATGAATAGACACGCCAGGCTGGGGGCAGCTAAAACTAATTGGAAGTCCGGCGATAAGAGCTTCAATATAAATGTGATGAGCCTCCTGTTCGTTTCTATCGGATCATGACACTGAGAGACATGGACAAATACCGTTCAAGGAAGAATCAGCATGGCATCGCCATAGCTATAGAAGCGATATTCTTCTGCAATTGCGATTTCATACCAGTGTTTAATTTGCTCCAGACCAGCGAATGCAGCGGCTAGTGCAAGGAGCGAAGAGGATGGAAGATGAAAATTCGTCATCAATGCGTCTATGAACTGAAATGTGTGCCCAGGGGTGATGACAAGAGAGGCCTGGCCATGAATTGCGAGTGCCTGATGAGGAAGTGGGTAGGCCAGCGACTCAAGGGTACGCACAGTTGTGGTGCCCACAGCAATGCGTCGCCCACTTCGGTCCTGAGAGAGTTGCTCGATCGTTTGCTTGGGTACCGAAAAAGTTTCAGGGTCAACGACATGGTCATCAATGTAAGAGCACTCGACCGTCTTGAAAGTGCCTGGCCCAACGGTCAGATTGACGTAAGCAAGGTCAACGCCTTTTTCGGTCATTGACTTTATCACCTGGGGTGTAAAGTGAAGTCCCGCTGTTGGTGCTGCAATTGATCCCGTGCACTGGGGATTTGCATAGACGGTTTGGTAAGCGTCCTGATCTTCGCGATCTAGCCCAGCGATCCCCTGTCGGCGTCGAGCTGCGAGGATATAGGGTGGTAACGGAGCAAGGCCAACTTGTTCCAAAAACGCCTTTGCGTCGAGTGCAGGCTCCGGATGCACAATCCATGTGTTCTTGTCAAACTCGTCCAACACCAACGTATGCGCGTCCTGGCAACCATGCCGATCATTAATTGCCAACTTGAGCCCTGGGCGCAACTTCCCATTGCTCTTAATCATGACTCGCCACTGTCCACCCTGTTGGCCATTGGGTTCTTTCAACGCCTCAATCCATAGACCTTCAATGTGTCCCCCGCTATCAACGCGATCGCCATGAAAGCGAGCGGGGATCACCGTCGTTTCGTTCAGAATGATGAGATCATCTTGTTTTAGAAAGTGCGGCAAGTCAGCTACGTGTGCGTGTTCAACTTCGCCGGTCGATTTATGTGTCACCATAAGTCTTGCGTGATCGCGGCTCTGGCAAGGTGTCAGCGCAAGTCGCTCTGGCGGTAATTGGTAATCAAGAGCCTCGGTTTCCAGCCGCATCCATGTTGCTCCGGCATTCCGATTGTCTCCTGAGGCAAAGCTCAGTCAACAAATAGGTCAGCGCTTCGTGGCTCACCACCGAGGGGGGTCGCAAAACCACATCCGGTACAGCTGCGACAAACCGAATAAATAGATCTGAAGGCCAGCAGCGGTACCTACATCCTTGTTGGCCTCATCTTATCGGCCGGGCAACGGTTGCGTAAGGCCGAGCAAGGGATGGCGCAAGCTGTGCACCATTTCTCTTATGGAGATCCTTGCTGCATCGAGTCCCATGGTTCCAATACGTGTTATTGACACGCTGGCTGTTCCGCAGCTCAAAATAGAGCAGACCAGTTCAGTTCCACCTGCTCAGGCGAGTGCCAATAGGCCACCAGAACCATGGCCCTGTGATCTGCAAAGTGATCCCAATGCCCCGCCGCCATGGTGGTGGCTACAGAAATGGTGCTGGCAGCCAGTTTCCACTTTGGCAACTGCTCCGAATGAGGCCAGTCAGGCTCTGCCCATGGCAGGCCCCACAGAGTGTGGTCCTGATCCTCTCACAGTCTCAAAGCCTCACTCGAGCAATATTGGGCAGAAGCCTCCCATTGCCGCGTCTGATGAGGTGGTTGAATCGCCTCAGACCATTGTGGTTCCAATCAACTATGCCTATATAAGCAATCTCGGCTCGCTAATGGATGTCCTCTGTTAGGACCAAATGGCCCTTCCATGGAATGAGCTCAACAGGTAGCCGCTTGAGACCTCGCCGCCGGGCTTTGTCGACCGCATAACGGAGGGCTATATCCCGACGTCGGAGGACTGCTTTCGTTATGTTAAATTGCTTGGTCTTCATCATCGCAAGCGCCCATTCCCAGGCGTGGTACTCCTCCAAGCAGCGCGGTCGGTATCGATTGAAGCCAATGGCATGGTGTCCAACCTCATGTAAGAAGACAACACAGCTCATGGGCCCGCGTGGATAAGGCGATTCGATCAGTCTTCCCAAGCTCCCATCAACGCCTTTGACCTCCCAAGCACAGCCAGAAGTACTGCTTCGCCATTTGCGTACCTTGAACTCATAGGTGGTTTTCATTTCGTCGACGAGCGCGTCGTAACGTCGCTGCATCGGCTTTGTATTTTCAGCCGACTTGTTCTTGCTTCGAGGTGAACGCAGAACCTTCACATCCGACGGGCTTACCGGCGCGGCGCTCTTGAGCGGTGTCTTAAGCAAGTCCCAAAGTGTTGTGGCAAAGCGTTTCAATGTGTCCAACCTCTCGCACCACTTTCAGTCTATCGTGCAACATGAACCAGGCGTCAGTTCGGCCCCATTACAGAATGCAGCAAAGGGCATCATTCGAGACCCTGCTGGTTGAATCTCAAGCGGCCTTACAGCACCATTTGTACACTGAATTGCAAAGTCACTTCGCAGCTGCCCGCTAGTTCGACCTGCTTCATTCTCAGTAATTACTTCGACACGCCCGATCTTACATGGTCGGGGCCCCAACTTGGCCCGAGCGCCCGGCCATGGCGTAACACCATGGATCTGCGCACGAACTTGATCGGCGTCGCCCTGAAAGCGAACCAGGCCGTCATCTCGAGACAGTTTGGCTGCATGTGTGACAAGTGCTTCATCCTGAGCCTCGCCCTGCAGAGAGCCATCGTCCAAAGCATTGAGAACATAATCAATTGCTGTCGGGCCCATCTCGGCAAGGAAATCATGAATCTCACCTGCAGTGCGACTGGGGTCTAATGGGCAAGCAATCTGATGATAGATCTCGCCGGCATCAATCCGCTGCGCCAAAGCAATGACGCTTAAGCCCGTTTCCTTTTTGCCCGACATGATGGCTCGATTAATCGGAGCAGCTCCACGAAACGATGGCAAAAGTGAAGCGTGGAGATTACATGCGAAGCGCTGTTCCAAGATTGACTGAGGCATTTTCTGCCCAAAGGCAATGACGACATTGGCTGTTGCATCCTGCTGTGAAAGCTGCTCGACAACGGATGGATCAGCCACATCCTCAACAGTTACATGGTCAAGTCCGTGCTCACGTGCAAAAGAGGTAATCGGTGTTGGCGTTGACTTTCGACCCCGACCAGCTGGTCGATCAGGTTGGCTGACCACCTGTACAACTTCATGGTTGGTTTTGAGCCATGACAAAGTCGGTAGGCCGAAAGCACCGGAACCGTAGAACACGACACGCATCTTGGCTAAGCCTCCTTATGGGAGTCACGTAAGCTCTTGATGGCTTTGCGTGTCACCAACCGGTCCATTGGTGTCATTCGATCGATAATGAGCGTGCCATTGAGATGATCAAACTCATGCTGCCATACCCGTGCGCAATAGCCATTATCTTGATCCTCGAAAGCCTTGCCATTCTCATCAAATGCGCTGATGGTTGCACTCATTGGTCGCATAATATTGATGTGGATATCAGGAAGACTCAAGCAGCCTTCCTCCATTTCGCCAAGCGGTTTGGGATCGAGGGTCAGAATTGGGTTGATAAAGACCCTGCCCGAGCCCTTTATGTTCTCATCACTATCTGGCTGAGCTCGGGTGACAAAGATCCGCCACGGAAGGCCTATCTGCGGTCCAGCAAGGCCGACGCCTTTGTGTTCATAGAGCATTTCGATCATCCGTCTGGAAACAGCCCTGACCTCATCGTTAATCTCATTGATCTCTTCTGCAGGCTGCTTCAGGATGGTTGCTGGAAAGAAAACCAATTCGAGTTTGGAGATATCGATGGGCATATGTGCTCATGCTATGTTGCGGGCAGAACATTTGCCCCGTTTTTCGTATTCAGATTGACCGCCTCTTAGAATCCTCCTACCTTGCATCGTCCCAACCCTGCCCCGAGCAGGGGGGATTCATTGAAAGGACGGCATGGCACTTTTTGGTCGAAAAAAAGGTGAATCAGAAGACGGTGTTGAACCTCAGGAATCGGCTTTTACGCCATCTCCTGAAAAAGCCCGCAAGTGGTTTGAGCATGCTCGAACAATGGCTGACTCATTTAATTATGACTCGGCCCTGGTCTACTACGCCAATGGCATAAAACTGGACCCGTCTCGGATGCCCGCTCATGAAGAAATGATGAAAGTTGCCTTGCGCTACCGGCAAGACGGCGGTAAGCCGGCCTCTGGAAAAGAGGTTCGATCAATTGGAGAAAGCAATGCTGTTTCCAAGTTTGCGGCTGCTGAATTCGCTTGGATGAAGGATATTGAAAACGGTTCACTTGCTGTCAAAGCTATGGATGCCGCTATCAAGGCAGATATTCTAGAGTTTGGGCACTGGGTAGCCCCACATGCACTGAATCTATCGCGACGGGCAAAACGTGTTTCTCGAGGCTCATTGATGCAAATCAAGCAGCTTGCGAGCAGCGTCGGTGCTTGGGATGTTGCAATCGCTGCTGGCACCGCCTCGCTGCAATTAGATCCCACAGATTCTGAGCTTGACCGTGAACTGAAGGAAATGGCCGCCGAAAGAGCTATGGATCAGGGTGGCTATGAAGAGAGTGTGGGTAAGGAGGGCGGCTTCCGAAAATTCGTTAAGGACATGGATAAGCAGCAAGCCCTCAGCGATGCAGATCAGATTTCTGGGAATCAGTCCACCGAAGAGCGAATTCTGGCCCAAGCCCGCGATGATTATGAAAACAATCCCAACTCCCCTGATGTCATTAATAGACTGGCCCAATTGGTCAAGAAACAAGGTGGCCAGGAGGCTGAAGTTGAGGCCATCGGGATCTATATGAGCGGATATGAGGCAACTGGCGAGTTCCGCTTTAAAATGCATGGCGATGACATCAAGCTTGCACAGATGCGGGCCAAGCTCGACGAAATGCCTGATGATGAGGCCAAAGAAACGGCCAAAGCCGAACTTGCTAATACTGAGTTAACCCAATTCCAGGAAAGAAGCGCGAAGTATCCGACAGACCGGGCCCTCAAGTTCCGACTCGGCCAGGTTGCTCTTAGAGCTGGGAATATTGAACTTGCCACAGAGTGCTTTCAGCGGACCAAAGACGAACCTAAATTGCAGGTCAAGGCTGGGCATTTATTAGGACGCTGTTTTGCTGCTGAGACCTGGCATGCAGAGGCCATTGCTGAGTACAAAGAGGCGATCGCGTCCCTTGATTCTTCGCAATCAGATCTGGAACTGCCTATTCGATACGATCTCATGGTATCGATGATTGATCTGGCTTCTTCGGAGCAATCAGAAGAGCAGGCCCGTGAAGCACTGGAGATTTGCTCTAGTATCGCCCGTAAAGACATTACTTATCTTGATATCCGCAATCGCCGTAAGGAAATTGATCAACTCCTGAAACAACTGCGCGAATCAAATGATTAAAGCGAGCAGCCTGAAATTTGCTCCCAAGTAAGCGAGGATCTAAATCGAGTGCCAGTCGTAGCTGTTATCCCCGCACGCCTTGACTCGACACGATTCCCTGGCAAGGTCCTGGCCGACGAAACAGGGAAGCCACTGATTCAGCACACCTATCAGCAGGCTTGTAAAGCGACGAGCATTGACCGAGTCGTCATTGCCACTGACTCTCAGGAGATCATGGCTGCTGCGGCGAGCTTTGGTGCTGAGGCAATCCTCACGAGCAGTGACCACCCCAATGGCACCAGCAGGATTGCCCAGGCAGCGGCTGAAATCGACGCGGAGATCTTGGTCAATGTTCAGGCTGATGAACCTGAGATTCCACCCCTTGCTATTGATGCGGCTGTCGCTGCGCTCGAAGCTGATCCAGAA encodes:
- the fmt gene encoding methionyl-tRNA formyltransferase, yielding MRVVFYGSGAFGLPTLSWLKTNHEVVQVVSQPDRPAGRGRKSTPTPITSFAREHGLDHVTVEDVADPSVVEQLSQQDATANVVIAFGQKMPQSILEQRFACNLHASLLPSFRGAAPINRAIMSGKKETGLSVIALAQRIDAGEIYHQIACPLDPSRTAGEIHDFLAEMGPTAIDYVLNALDDGSLQGEAQDEALVTHAAKLSRDDGLVRFQGDADQVRAQIHGVTPWPGARAKLGPRPCKIGRVEVITENEAGRTSGQLRSDFAIQCTNGAVRPLEIQPAGSRMMPFAAFCNGAELTPGSCCTID
- a CDS encoding UDP-N-acetylmuramoyl-L-alanyl-D-glutamate--2,6-diaminopimelate ligase, with protein sequence MSIHDVREDSRSVAPGCLFVARKGGTYDGLSYLTDAQQAGAAAALVDQNDVVPASCERGMAILRTTNVGQMARTIAERVHGNPSQRLKVVGITGTNGKTTVAYFLQLILRHAGVRFGLLGTIWCDDGLGRHTANLTTPSGTDISRHLGRMARAGYVGCAMEVSSHALDQGRVDAINFDGAIFTNLTGDHLDYHGSMASYEAAKAKLFKQIPASGWGVINSDDDAAIAMSHACGGKIITSSTEGQAMCQATVRDARLNGTHVTVTGEWGDIEAFVPVVGLHNTANVLQAVAAAWALGVDRAGLERGLSCCQPPPGRLEFVAHDAALEAPTVLVDYAHTDDALDRVLSALRPLVPQGGRLRVVFGCGGDRDRTKRPRMGQVASRWADELFVTSDNPRTEDPQGIINEICRGIPSSPQVKMQQDADRGIAIARAIEDASHLDLILIAGKGHEPYQIIGTQRTNFDDREVARAALGLRAGVGSTSC
- the queA gene encoding tRNA preQ1(34) S-adenosylmethionine ribosyltransferase-isomerase QueA, whose translation is MRLETEALDYQLPPERLALTPCQSRDHARLMVTHKSTGEVEHAHVADLPHFLKQDDLIILNETTVIPARFHGDRVDSGGHIEGLWIEALKEPNGQQGGQWRVMIKSNGKLRPGLKLAINDRHGCQDAHTLVLDEFDKNTWIVHPEPALDAKAFLEQVGLAPLPPYILAARRRQGIAGLDREDQDAYQTVYANPQCTGSIAAPTAGLHFTPQVIKSMTEKGVDLAYVNLTVGPGTFKTVECSYIDDHVVDPETFSVPKQTIEQLSQDRSGRRIAVGTTTVRTLESLAYPLPHQALAIHGQASLVITPGHTFQFIDALMTNFHLPSSSLLALAAAFAGLEQIKHWYEIAIAEEYRFYSYGDAMLILP
- the def gene encoding peptide deformylase, translating into MPIDISKLELVFFPATILKQPAEEINEINDEVRAVSRRMIEMLYEHKGVGLAGPQIGLPWRIFVTRAQPDSDENIKGSGRVFINPILTLDPKPLGEMEEGCLSLPDIHINIMRPMSATISAFDENGKAFEDQDNGYCARVWQHEFDHLNGTLIIDRMTPMDRLVTRKAIKSLRDSHKEA
- the murF gene encoding UDP-N-acetylmuramoyl-tripeptide--D-alanyl-D-alanine ligase → MLMATKTWSPAWVAEVTGGTWLQVPEGTFKGQVTTDSRSCARGDLFLAIRGDRFDGHDFIEQAISIGSWAVVVQPGCDRRWDGIAPSGQGVLAVANPRAALGALAHAWRQHLTSTCVIAITGSCGKTTTKDLLHKTLGKHLRGTAAAASFNNDLGVPLTILNASPDDEYLVVEIGTNAMGEIASLAEMAQPNIGLITMIGTAHLAGFDSPQAIVDEKLSLLEHVQPGGLAVFPYVYKDQVQVTAASLQVVTSGAMPGAAMQLIGRGWDGQANRGWFEVADATGHSMRFDLALPGEHNAHNAIAVLAIARSLGVPDQVIGESFVLAEPSSMRFEIQNIDLGDEGSVTFCNDAYNANPDSVRASLASFLEQSPLDARLVVVLGDMLELGSTSEQLHRELAFGLLEMDVSQRIAEVVCVGPNASFVAEELQASGRSATARSNWRQSDLAHACKSIRADDWVLLKGSRGIGLERVIEIVSGSR